A genomic segment from Amphiura filiformis chromosome 10, Afil_fr2py, whole genome shotgun sequence encodes:
- the LOC140162496 gene encoding LOW QUALITY PROTEIN: uncharacterized protein (The sequence of the model RefSeq protein was modified relative to this genomic sequence to represent the inferred CDS: inserted 1 base in 1 codon), with protein MQEASKVNRAKVKYDNSCSVDECVCISDDIVFDYADYERSEGNIAIKVSGRLKSHAQFWREIGAPQFIMETIENGYVIPFYDEPLMQSSKNNRSAYNNHEFVSEAISELVKLGSVEICQSHPHVINPLTVSIQPNGKXRLILDLRMVNKFIRKQSVKFEDMRTALLFLRKGGFMFKFDLKSGYHHVEIHPMHRKFLGFSWNLNGKVRYFRFSCLAFGLSSAPFIFTKIVRPLVKKWRSEGKAIVVFLDDGLGFGGSVDKAKEASDSIKADLIKSGFVPNIQKSIWSPTITLEWLGYDIDLESGAFGVTGRRVQDIHQSTTTILNYKDNSGNLNVKARLLASVAGKIVSTSLAVGNIARLMTKSLHVCVEGKENWESFVCVSEEAISELEFWRENIRTLNCAKVELKTAASKIVYSDASSTGYGGYVVDMSDDIAHGQWNQVDARRSSAWREFKAVEMVMASFVKKLGNHVVKWFTDNQSVAAIATKGSMKTDLQEIALNIFRICVQDNISLEVEWVPRSDNERADYISRIIDADDWAISDYIFEKLDKRWGPHTIDRFASFYNAKLPRFDSRFWNPGCENIDAFTVD; from the exons ATGCAGGAGGCATCTAAAGTAAATAGAGCTAAAGTTAAGTATGATAATTCATGTAGCGTAGATGAATGTGTCTGTATTTCAGATGATATAGTATTTGATTATGCAGATTATGAGAGAAGCGAAGGTAATATTGCGATCAAGGTTTCAGGTAGGCTAAAAAGCCACGCCCAGTTTTGGCGGGAAATTGGGGCACCACAGTTTATAATGGAAACTATTGAAAACGGATATGTAATTCCTTTTTATGACGAGCCTCTGATGCAATCATCCAAGAATAACAGGTCTGCGTATAATAATCACGAATTTGTGTCTGAGGCCATATCTGAGCTGGTAAAATTGGGGTCTGTAGAAATTTGTCAATCTCACCCACACGTTATTAACCCACTCACTGTTTCTATTCAGCCAAACGGAA AGAGGCTAATTCTTGACCTGAGGATGGTAAACAAGTTCATTCGCAAGCAATCTGTTAAGTTTGAGGATATGAGAACAGCACTGCTGTTTCTTAGGAAAGGTGGTTTCATGTTCAAATTTGACTTAAAGTCCGGGTATCATCATGTAGAGATTCACCCTATGCATAGAAAATTCTTGGGATTCTCATGGAATCTCAATGGTAAAGTGCGTTATTTTAGATTTTCGTGCCTGGCATTTGGTTTGAGTTCGGCTCCATTCATTTTTACTAAAATAGTTCGACCGTTGGTAAAGAAGTGGAGAAGCGAAGGCAAGGCAATTGTAGTATTTCTAGATGATGGTCTAGGTTTTGGTGGGTCTGTAGATAAAGCAAAAGAGGCTAGTGATAGTATTAAAGCCGATCTGATTAAATCTGGATTTGTGCCGAATATCCAGAAGTCGATTTGGAGCCCAACAATAACATTAGAGTGGTTGGGATATGATATTGATCTAGAATCGGGTGCATTTGGGGTCACCGGAAGAAGAGTTCAAGACATCCATCAAAGTACTACCACTATTCTTAACTACAAAGACAATAGTGGGAATTTAAATGTGAAGGCTAGACTTCTGGCTAGTGTGGCGGGAAAAATTGTTTCCACTAGCCTGGCAGTTGGAAATATAGCAAGATTAATGACGAAATCTTTACATGTCTGTGTAGAAGGTAAAGAAAACTGGGAATCCTTTGTTTGTGTGTCGGAAGAAGCCATTAGTGAATTagagttttggcgggaaaatattCGTACTCTCAATTGTGCAAAAGTTGAACTGAAAACAGCAGCatctaaaatagtatattcaGATGCAAGTAGCACTGGCTACGGTGGGTATGTAGTAGATATGTCAGATGATATTGCTCATGGGCAATggaatcaagttgatgcaagacgaAGCTCAGCATGGAGAGAGTTTAAGGCCGTAGAAATGGTCATGGCTTCATTTGTCAAGAAGCTTGGGAATCATGTTGTGAAATGGTTTACGGATAACCAAAGTGTTGCAGCGATAGCAACAAAAGGCAGTATGAAAACTGATTTACAAGAAATTGCTTTGAACATTTTCAGAATTTGTGTCCAAGATAATATATCTTTAGAAGTGGAATGGGTCCCTAGATCAGACAATGAAAGAGCTGATTATATCAGTCGCATTATTGATGCTGATGATTGGGCTATCTCAGATTATATATTtgagaaattggacaaaagatGGGGTCCTCATACAATAGACAGATTTGCCAGTTTTTACAATGCAAAGTTGCCAAGATTCGATTCGAGGTTTTGGAACCCAGGTTGTGAGAATATAGACGCATTTACTGTGGATTGA